One Actinopolymorpha sp. NPDC004070 DNA segment encodes these proteins:
- the mptB gene encoding polyprenol phosphomannose-dependent alpha 1,6 mannosyltransferase MptB: MTDVRTDGAGPADPARRAGGLAVLGLGASLALFTVTGLLGPSVVALTLPQRAAWRPPYWWDTHPPAWLVVTLALTGLVVGALSLYAGLRALSAGWTPIPRRLAALGAAGVTALTLVPPMASGDVLMYAAYGRIAARGGDPYLTAPAEFVLHTSDPVAAATERPWQTATSVYGPVGTWLQQAAAWLGSGSTHATVLGLQVTNSLAFVAVGLLAVRLAGRAPRARARAVLCVLANPVLAWLVVAGAHNDAEAVVFAVAALVVVRRSPFAAGLLVGLGGAVKLTVGLYGLALLWALRRSPRSAAALCAGSLLTLAGTYVFAGPHVFDRVLAAPSFVSSGTPWRLLFGPLYLFVLPMPAARAVIAIASAVTTVLLAALLWRAVPAAVREPVAAATSSGDAPADPTPEAVRVAAVLCLAWVFTTQYSLPWYDLLAWAPLAGLVAGRLDSMVLARTAMMAAAYVPGRVVDLPSLVGFVTDRIRDTVTPLVQIAILVWLVRWCLSRRDRAPIDDDVRMRPERLPTAAGDGSGTP; the protein is encoded by the coding sequence GTGACCGACGTACGAACTGACGGCGCCGGCCCGGCCGACCCGGCCCGCCGGGCAGGCGGATTGGCGGTGCTCGGCCTGGGAGCCAGCCTGGCGCTGTTCACCGTCACCGGACTGCTCGGACCGTCCGTCGTCGCGCTCACCCTCCCGCAGCGGGCGGCGTGGCGACCGCCGTACTGGTGGGACACGCATCCACCGGCCTGGCTGGTGGTCACGCTCGCGCTGACCGGCTTGGTCGTCGGCGCTCTGAGCCTGTACGCCGGGTTGCGTGCCCTGTCCGCCGGATGGACGCCGATCCCACGGCGGCTGGCGGCGCTCGGTGCCGCCGGGGTGACCGCGCTGACACTGGTGCCGCCGATGGCCTCCGGGGACGTCCTGATGTACGCCGCGTACGGCCGGATCGCGGCGCGCGGCGGGGACCCGTACCTCACCGCGCCGGCGGAGTTCGTGCTGCACACCTCCGACCCGGTGGCCGCGGCCACCGAACGGCCCTGGCAGACCGCGACCTCCGTCTACGGCCCGGTGGGCACCTGGCTGCAGCAGGCGGCGGCCTGGCTGGGCAGCGGCTCCACCCACGCCACGGTCCTCGGCCTGCAGGTCACGAACTCGCTGGCGTTCGTCGCCGTCGGTCTGCTCGCGGTACGGCTGGCCGGGCGGGCGCCGCGGGCGCGCGCCCGGGCCGTGCTGTGCGTCCTCGCCAATCCCGTCCTGGCCTGGCTGGTCGTCGCGGGCGCGCACAACGACGCCGAGGCGGTGGTGTTCGCGGTGGCCGCGCTGGTGGTGGTCCGCCGGTCACCGTTCGCGGCGGGGCTGCTGGTCGGCCTCGGCGGCGCGGTGAAGCTCACCGTCGGGCTCTACGGCCTGGCACTGCTGTGGGCGCTGCGCCGGTCGCCGCGGTCGGCGGCGGCACTGTGCGCCGGGTCGCTGCTCACGCTCGCCGGGACGTACGTCTTCGCCGGGCCGCACGTGTTCGACCGGGTGCTGGCGGCACCGAGCTTCGTGTCGTCGGGCACGCCGTGGCGGTTGCTGTTCGGGCCGCTGTACCTGTTCGTGCTGCCGATGCCCGCGGCCCGTGCGGTCATCGCCATCGCCTCGGCGGTGACGACGGTGCTGCTGGCGGCGTTGCTGTGGCGGGCGGTGCCGGCCGCGGTGCGCGAGCCGGTGGCGGCCGCGACGTCGTCGGGCGACGCGCCGGCCGATCCGACACCGGAGGCGGTCCGGGTGGCGGCCGTACTCTGCCTGGCCTGGGTGTTCACCACGCAGTACAGCCTGCCGTGGTACGACCTACTCGCCTGGGCGCCGCTGGCCGGACTGGTCGCCGGCCGGCTGGACTCGATGGTGCTCGCCCGCACCGCCATGATGGCCGCGGCGTACGTGCCGGGCCGGGTGGTCGACCTGCCGTCCCTGGTCGGCTTCGTGACCGACCGGATCCGCGACACGGTGACGCCGCTGGTGCAGATCGCGATCCTGGTGTGGCTGGTTCGGTGGTGCCTGTCCCGTCGCGACCGGGCGCCGATCGACGACGACGTACGGATGCGGCCCGAGCGCCTTCCTACCGCGGCAG